A part of Dasypus novemcinctus isolate mDasNov1 chromosome 5, mDasNov1.1.hap2, whole genome shotgun sequence genomic DNA contains:
- the GNGT1 gene encoding guanine nucleotide-binding protein G(T) subunit gamma-T1, with product MPVINIEDLTEKDKLKMEVDQLKKEVTQERMLVSKCCEAVRDYIEERSGDDPLVKGIPEDKNPFKELKGGCVIS from the exons ATGCCCGTGATCAATATTGAGGATCTGACGGAAAAGGACAAACTGAAGATGGAAGTTGACCAGCTCAAGAAAGAAGTGACACAGGAAAGAATGCTG GTGTCCAAATGTTGTGAAGCAGTAAGAGATTACATTGAAGAAAGGTCTGGTGATGATCCTCTAGTAAAGGGCATTCCAGAGGACAAAAATCCCTTCAAGGAACTCAAAGGAGGTTGTGTGATTTCATGA